One Lycium barbarum isolate Lr01 chromosome 5, ASM1917538v2, whole genome shotgun sequence genomic window carries:
- the LOC132641426 gene encoding non-functional NADPH-dependent codeinone reductase 2-like: MNRNQQHLTMPEIPMPGGYQSLPVLGFGTSANLPVGPEIVTTAVLQAIELGYRHFDTASLYNSEQPLGEAIVEAINSGLVQSRGQLFITSKLWCRDAHPQHVLPALKKSLQNLKMDYIDLYLIHWPVSSKPGIHEYPIKKEDLLPMDFKSVWAAMEECQKLGLTKSIGVSNFSCKKLADLLAIGKIPPAVNQVEVSPCWQQKKLREFCKSNGVLVVAYSPLGSIGTRVMENEVLKEIAKAKGKTVAQVALRWGYEQGIGVVVKSYNKERMKQNLEIFD, translated from the exons ATGAACCGAAACCAACAACACTTGACCATGCCCGAAATCCCCATGCCAGGCGGCTACCAGAGTCTGCCGGTGTTGGGTTTCGGCACGTCGGCAAATCTACCTGTAGGACCAGAAATAGTTACAACTGCAGTTCTACAAGCAATTGAGCTTGGCTACAGGCATTTTGATACAGCTTCTTTATACAATTCTGAACAACCACTTGGTGAAGCTATAGTTGAAGCAATTAATAGTGGTTTAGTTCAATCTCGTGGACAACTCTTTATTACTTCAAAGCTATGGTGTAGAGATGCTCATCCACAACATGTTCTTCCTGCTCTCAAGAAGTCCTTACA GAATCTAAAAATGGATTACATTGATTTATATCTAATACACTGGCCAGTGAGTTCTAAGCCAGGAATTCATGAGTACCCTATTAAAAAAGAGGACCTTCTTCCCATGGATTTCAAGTCAGTTTGGGCAGCAATGGAAGAGTGCCAGAAACTTGGGCTCACTAAGTCCATTGGAGTTAGCAACTTTTCTTGCAAGAAGCTTGCTGATCTTCTTGCCATTGGCAAGATTCCCCCCGCTGTCAATCAA GTAGAAGTAAGTCCATGTTGGCAGCAAAAGAAGCTGAGAGAGTTCTGCAAGAGCAATGGAGTTCTAGTTGTTGCATATAGTCCTTTAGGATCCATAGGTACTAGAGTTATGGAAAATGAAGTGCTCAAAGAAATAGCAAAGGCCAAAGGCAAGACTGTCGCGCAG GTTGCTTTAAGATGGGGATATGAGCAAGGCATTGGTGTGGTGGTGAAGAGCTATAACAAAGAGAGAATGAAACAGAACCTTGAGATTTTCGACTAG
- the LOC132639754 gene encoding uncharacterized protein LOC132639754 — protein MLADAFVKAHVGAIKVETRNSDLFNVKQRDNETLCEFVAQFQMKRTDLPLVTDDWAVQAFAQGLNSKSSIISMELKQNLIEYPAIAWADVHNRYQSKIRVEYDKILWAASVSWLLGKGGDRSRRVIDRDSRSSYDRYQPYPLDRRGNGCNSESGKNDRRNDRRNDRGQNNRGLINRNIVNRAPGNRETPRLSEYKFCVDVATLAAAVIRNKETRHPRPIQSAPKKRDKSLICKYHHTYGHRTEDCRQLREEVARLFNLRHLREFLSELAKTHFKNLDSNKQDSLEEPQQVIHTIMGGIDVPIGTVMKRTKISITREKRIRNDDPDGPIKFDDEDMEGIAQPHNDVLVISVLVNKFRIKSVLIDLGGSANIIRWRVIEQLGLLD, from the coding sequence ATGCTCGCTGATGCTTTCGTTAAGGCCCATGTCGGGGCCATCAAGGTCGAAACTCGAAATTCGGACTTATTCAACGTTAAGCAACGAGATAACGAGACCCTCTGCGAGTTTGTGGCTCAATTTCAAATGAAACGCACGGACTTACCTCTAGTTACTGACGATTGGGCCGTTCAGGCTTTCGCCCAAGGACTCAACTCGAAGAGCTCGATCATATCTATGGAACTAAAACAAAACTTGATAGAATACCCGGCAATCGCCTGGGCTGATGTGCACAACAGGTATCAGTCGAAGATCAGGGTCGAATACGATAAGATTCTGTGGGCCGCTTCAGTATCATGGCTTTTAGGTAAAGGAGGTGATCGCTCAAGGAGAGTGATAGATCGAGATTCCAGATCGTCATATGACAGATACCAGCCTTACCCGCTCGATCGAAGGGGGAACGGGTGTAACAGCGAATCGGGCAAGAATGATAGAAGAAACGATCGAAGGAATGATCGAGGCCAAAATAATCGTGGTTTGATAAATAGAAATATTGTCAATAGAGCTCCGGGAAACAGAGAAACTCCAAGGTTATCCGAGTACAAATTTTGCGTCGATGTAGCAACCTTAGCGGCAGCCGTTATCCGAAACAAAGAAACAAGGCATCCGAGGCCAATCCAATCTGCCCCGAAGAAACGGGATAAAAGTCTTATTTGTAAGTATCATCATACTTACGGCCATCGAACCGAGGATTGTCGACAGCTGAGAGAGGAGGTCGCCCGTCTGTTCAATTTAAGGCATCTTCGAGAATTCCTAAGTGAACTAGCAAAAACCCATTTTAAAAACTTGGATTCCAACAAGCAGGATAGTCTGGAAGAGCCCCAGCAGGTGATACACACGATCATGGGAGGAATTGACGTTCCCATTGGAACGGTTATGAAGCGCACAAAAATTTCCATAACGAGGGAAAAACGTATCCGAAATGATGACCCTGATGGCCCCATCAAGTTCGATGACGAGGACATGGAAGGCATCGCCCAGCCGCATAATGACGTACTGGTAATATCTGTCCTTGTCAATAAGTTTAGAATTAAAAGTGTGCTGATTGATCTAGGTGGCTCGgctaatatcatccgatggagagtcatcGAACAGCTGGGACTACTAGATTAG